The sequence below is a genomic window from Uranotaenia lowii strain MFRU-FL chromosome 2, ASM2978415v1, whole genome shotgun sequence.
AAGGACGTAGCAGTTTGCGCAACGTGAGACCGTTTCAGCTTCCAAATCGAATACAGAATTACGCTCGGAATGAACCAATCTATAGAATGATGGCGCTTTACAACGCACATGCTGATGTAATCAAACTGActatgtccagagaacaaataaaaaatagtcttaagatgtttttatcaTAGATGTGTTGTAACTAGTTAGGATCAAAGGCTGAAGCCTAGAatctgataaataaataaataaatagttgacgaatgcgtgtatgtcataaaatgaatatttcaaataattatcaaaaaattaaaacacattatcaatttaattataaaatcatgttagatggctatagatattgaccatgggtgcacggtttcacttcaattttgtttaagtagatattttctagcatccaccactctgaaatttttcaagacgTTGCCTATAAAtaatacctgatattgtaggttttgaagcatactttttctataagtagagcatttcaccatgggtgcacggattcaccgccattcatccaaaatcaatttttttgcatgctaaaggtaaagaataaagatttttatagattcaaatgaaaaattgtctTAAATACATGGTTTTTtgctatgggtgcacggattcactgcgTTTTAATCAGatattggacttttttcaaatttttaaaaagcatttttacaaatcttaactaaaccgaagtcgaaaccatgtctttcatgttgagacataatgatttaaatcacgatttttatttcaagttccgttttttcattcctggaaaaaaaatattttaattatatcttgaaataataaatttatttatttattattaaaaaaaacaggtttttgcaatcgtatatttatctgataagatctgatcaacatccaagaaattggaaaacggttaccatggaccgagtgaattttaggaattatatgcatcaagttaagCGACGGAAaacagagaaaataaaaataatgaatcaacattgaacacgttgatttgtttttctttaaaagttttttgattgatcaatattgcatttcaaatacctatcatatctaactcaaaaatagtttgtgttctgaagcaagttgaaaactatttgtttctatataattttcaacggcgaatttacagccaatccgtgcacccatgttgaaatatcttagcgccgatgtggtctatcagataggctgacgcgagtctggtctaggtataccaggcgtactgggttcgattcccggtatcggcaagaaaacacttgggttcaaaccccgacaggtaagatgtgtttcctcttataatgagaatgttcaataagaatgttcaatcagttgccagctggccaggtatatacacgggtgccggaatacctgtaagtgaacttccattggaaatttgtcggacctaataatctaagaatgcatgtgaatacatacttgggcagaaactgcggtgtatccgtgcacccatggtggataaccaacatataacaaatattccgtgcacccatgttgaaatatcatttaaattattcagtttcatagctgatgtcttcaaatttgaataaatgagtacacaattcataattattttacttattctagtttagtataaaacatatttatcacctaaagcTACTCGATttctcgaatggacatgtattaaatctaacataacttttacaaatcttgatgaaaatcCGCCAAATTCtgacagaaagtttgattatagtttagcAACAAAACggactaaaaaaattgggagtcaagtgcttgaagcgccacacagcggtcaatccgagaactattcctacaaattttcatgacttcgcatcgaaaatcaataatttcattacgaatgacacactcctgcccaccataaatcaactaaagCTCATTGTCTTGAgtgtagattgcaaatgaaaccaaaagcaagcgaaaaaaatttatcttgtttgagttatagaattgtgaattttaccagtcattttgactggtcacggtccgagtgtccatggcgaaatttttctcgcttattaaaagaactagtgaaataaaaattatacagttttgtagagattcaaatttcatgaaaagtcgtattttttgcaaatgtttagagcgtagtgtttaaaagatattcaacaaacaaagtgtccaaccagtcattttgactggtgcggtctttctagtgttaaagacGTATACTGTTTAAAAAGCCTCTACTGCAGCCTTGTTCGCTTCATCCTGGAGTATGCATCGGCTGTTTGgagccctttctaccagaatggcGCTGATAGGATCGAGGCTGTACAACGACGTTTTATGCGGTATGCTCTACGCCATTTGAACTGGTCTGACCCGCTCCACCTTCCAAGCTACGAGAATCGCTGCAGCCTTATTTGCCTGGACACGCTACAAGCCCGCCGAGGAGCCACTCGAGCATTATTTGTCTCCGATATTTTGGCGTCGAGAATTGACTTAACTGGAATCGATTAACCTCAGTGTTCGTCCTCGAGGACTTCGAGACCGGAATTTACAGCTCTACTATCCCCTTCGTCAAAACAACTATGGGGCTAATAGTGCACTGATTGGCGTTATCAGGACCTTCAATCGTTATtccgaacattttgattttgatacatCGAGGGATTTATTTAAAGGAAGAATTTTGACAGCATCGAGAACAGCGTAGTGCGTAATCCCGTTTATAGATATATAATTTAAACTACTTTGTTTTACATTCAtttaatcattgggatcaacatgtgatccgttgatatgttatcaaataaataaataaataaggccaattctgtccattttgtacCAAAgaacatgaacccgccaaactttCCAGAGCTGCGCcaggtggagcagtactgggcaatcatGTAGCGTGAACTTCGTAAGAggaagaagacagtcaaagacgagaaggacatgttaagaaaatgaaaagaaaaaaaactgagaaacaggtaccggatgacactgtaaagactttgatggaggacatCAAGCGAACtgcgttcaattttgcactcaaggctccatcgactttttttttgttttttgaagtaaatgtatgtacaaaactaccctgaaattgtggtttcattttaaacattataagataatttgcttgacattttcggtgtcgcaataatttcgtgttcgaaCTTTATTAGATGTAATATTCGATGAAATCAGTATTCTGCCTAATAGGCGCATAAAGCCCGCTTCTCCCCAATGTCATATTGACATTAGAGCAGATAATGGTTAATCCGCAGTGGTTCCGCATTCCTTCATCTTTTTATCGAGGTGATACTAAATACTAGTTTTTATTTATAACCTTAGCTCCAACTTCAACAGGAAATCCACGGTGTTGATATGTATtatgtttttactttttacttttccTTAACGGCTCGAATCATCATACGGGATTTATGCAAACTTTCGTATGAACTTTTAAAGCTGTGCCAGCACATCGAATTTGCATTGGTCGATCCTTTCTGATATAGTCCGTTCAGATTACtacaaacaggaaaaaaaaagttgcgagAAAGACaacaaataagtttaaaaatcatttatgaatTCCAAAGTGAAGATTACCTATGATGGCAAGCCGTGTACCACCATGCACCTTTGTAATCCATAGCGCAGTTTCCCCCATGAATGTCGTGATCGGCATCGTGGGTAGTGAACTTCATGTTGAGCGCGAAGCTTAGCGAGTCTCCAGCATTTCCACTGTAGGTGCCCAATTTTGACAGGGtgtattttttgtcagctcCATCAACCAAGAAATGGCTATACTTAGCGACGCCCTTCTTCCCATCGAATGCCTCCACTACAACGTGGAGCTCATGAGCTTTGAGCGAGGTGAGTTGGTGAACTTTTTCAAGGCCCAACCAAAACTCGTTCTCTAAACTGCCGAAGCCCTGTTCATATTCTGCCCATTTGCGGTAGAAATCGACCGCGCCATCAAAACGGTTCTGGATGACAGTCCAACCTCCTCCCTCGTATTCTTGGTCGCAAAAGGCTTCAAACGATTTAATTCCATCAGGTTGCAGCCTGTAGACTCCGGATGTATTACTTGTAATGTCGGAACAAGTTTGATGTATTTGAGGTTGTTTGACCGAAAGTTGTGGGATTTTGGCCAATGTTTGTTCGAACGAGCTGTTGGTCAGAAATCTTACAAGCAGATCGTTCAACATTTCTGTACTCGGCTGTAGTTGTTGAAGCTTGTGTATCGCAGCTGTGCTGTTTATCAGCCTCGTCAGGCTCATGGTCGTAAGCTCTGATTCACTCTCCAGTTTGGCCAGCGTTCGAGCATGACGTTGTGCTAGGGCTTCGTTGCTACGAATCGAATCCCGTATTTCTTCAAGCTCTGCTCGGAGAATGTCGAACTGCTCTTTCGATCGCAGGTAGTCGCTGTGCATGCTGAATATTTAGGACAAACAAAAGAAACGTCAAAACGTCGGGTTCGAAGATCAGGGGTTCAACTTACTTGAAATTGATGGAATCCAATCCTGCAATCGTTAGCTCGTAGCCCAATGCTGTTGTGGAACTATTCTCCATTGATGTCGTCCTTCCGAAGTAACAGAAAAGTATGGCCAGAAGCGCCATTCTCGACTCCATTGTGCAGAGAAAGTAGGGCCTTCGTCTACTGAATTGATGTTAGATCTTACAGATTCCTTTTATAGGTCATCTTCTAGATATCTGCTGCACGAGATGGTGATATGAAAACCGCAGCCTAAACCACGATAACTTCAAAATATAGTAGAGCAAGCATTATACAGTGCAAGCTATAAATAGAATGTATACAAATTTGCTGACCCGATAAACTTTGTTCTACCATCTATCAACAAATTGTAGGTAAATGCTTTTACGCTGAGAAACTTGAAGGAAGTTGTGCGGTGGCTAGAGGGTTCAAAAACGGTTGAAAGATTATTCTAAATTAAGGTTGCaagattacccggttttatccgggattgcccggatatttgatactgaattcggcccggttgcccggatgtCATTAAAAgatgctcggatttattcaatttattcggaaaattaaacaaaaacaaacaaaaaacaccgaaattttttgagcaagttttataaaaattaacatgaaaggtttttggaaaccaaaaaaaaaaatggttcaaaatctatttatgattttcatgaaaacattttttttttaatttttttttctagattttgttgaggaatttctgagttttgataaaatttgcccggatattgtccggatttatggtcgtcaatttgaaatcgaatgcccagattttaccaggttttttaaaaaaaaattgcccagtttgtccggcccggatgcgTGCTGATAAATTCTGGCAACCCTACtctaaaacaaattcaaaacaaatcataatGTATGAGGCCATCAgagtaatgacaaaaatgacgaatgtgtcaaaaatgacaaaaatgacacaaatgacaaaaatgacaaaaatgacaaaaatgacaaaaatgacaaaaatgacaaaaatgacaaaaatgacaaaaatgacaaaaatgacaaaaatgacaaaaatgacaaaaatgacaaaaatgacaaaaatgacaaaaatgacaaaaatgacaaaaatgacaaaaatgacaaaaatgacaaaaatgacaaaaatgacaaaaatgacaaaaatgacaaaaatgacaaaaatgacaaaaatgacaaaaatgacaaaaatgacaaaaatgacaaaaatgacaaaaatgacaaaaatgacaaaaatgacaaaaatgacaaaaatgacaaaaatgacaaaaatgacaaaaatgacaaaaatgacaaaaatgacaaaaatgacaaaaatgacaaaaatgacaaaaatgacaaaaatgacaaaaatgacaaaaatgacaaaaatgacaaaaatgacaaaaatgacaaaaatgataaaaatgacaaaaatgacaaaaatgacaaaaatgacaaaaatgacaaaaatgacaaaaatgacaaaaatgacaaaaatgacaaaaatgacaaaaatgacaaaaatgacaaaaatgacaaaaatgacaaaaatgacaaaaatgacaaaaatgacaaaaatgacaaaaatgacaaaaatgacaaaaatgacaaaaatgacaaaaatgacaaaaatgacaaaaatgacaaaaatgacaaaaatgacaaaaatgacaaaaatgacaaaaatgacaaaaatgacaaaaatgacaaaaatgacaaaaatgacaaaaatgacaaaaatgacaaaaatgacaaaaatgacaaaaatgacaaaaatgacaaaaatgacaaaaatgacaaaaatgacaaaaatgacaaaaatgacaaaaatgacaaaaatgacaaaaatgacaaaaatgacaaaaatgacaaaaatgacaaaaattacaaaaattacaaaaattacaaaaattacaaaaatgacaaaaatgacaaaaatgacaaaaatgacaaaaatgacaaaaatgacaaaaatgacaaaaataacaaaaatgacaaaaaagacaaaaaagacaaaaatgacaaaaatgacaaaaatgacaaaaatgacaaaaatgacaaaaatgacaaaaatgacaaaaatgacaaaaatgacaaaaatgacaaaaatgacaaaaatgacaaaaatgacaaaaatgacaaaaatgacaaaaatgacaaaaatgacaaaaatgacaaaaatgacaaaaatgacaaaaatgacaaaaatgacaaaattgacaaaaatgacaaaaatgacaaaaatgacaaaaattacaaaaatgacaaaaatgacaaaaatgacaaaaatgacaaaaatgacaaaagtgacaaaaatgacaaaaatgacaaaaatgacaaaaatgacaaaaatgacaaaaatgacaaaaatgacaaaaatgacaaaaatgacaaaaatgacaaaaatgacaaaaatgacaaaaatgacaaaaatgacaaaaatgacaaaaatgacaaaaatgacaaaaatgacaaaaatgacaaaaatgacaaaaatgacaaaaatgacaaaaatgacaaaaatgacaaaaatgacaaaaatgacaaaaatgacaaaaatgacaaaaatgacaaaaatgacaaaaatgacaaaaatgacaaaaaatgacaaaaattacaaaaatgacaaaaatgacaaaaatgacaaaaatgacaaaaatgacaaaaatgacaaaaatgacaaaaatgacaaaaatgacaaaaatgacaaaaatgacaaaaatgacaaaaatgacaaaaatgacaaaaatgacaaaaatgacaaaaatgacaaaaatgacaaaaatgacaaaaatgacaaaaatgacaaaaatgacaaaaatgacaaaaatgacaaaaatgacaaaaatgacaaaaatgacaaaaatgacaaaaatgacaaaaatgacaaaaatgacaaaaatgacaaaaatgacaaaaatgacaaaaatgacaaaaatgacaaaaatgacaaaaatgacaaaaatgacaaaaatgacaaaaatgacaaaaatgacaaaaatgacaaaaatgacaaaaatgacaaaaatgacaaaaatgacaaaaatgacaaaaatgacaaaaatgacaaaaatgacaaaaatgacaaaaatgacaaaaatgacaaaaatgacaaaaatgacaaaaatgacaaaaatgacaaaaatgacaaaaatgacaaaaatgacaaaaatgacaaaaatgacaaaaatgacaaaaatgacaaaaatgacaaaaatgacaaaaatgacaaaaatgacaaaaatgacaaaaatgacaaaaatgacaaaaatgacaaaaatgacaaaaatgacaaaaatgacaaaaatgacaaaaatgaaaaaaatgactactcaaaatttgtcaacattgccaaaaattgtcaaaattgtcaaaatttgtcaaaatttgtcaaaattgtcaaaaatgacaaaaatgacaaaaatgacaaaaatgacaaaaatgacaaaaatgacaaaaatgacaaaaatgacaaaaatgacaaaaatgacaaaaatgacaaaaatgacaaaaatgacaaaaatgacaaaaatgacaaaaatgacaaaaatgacaaaaatgacaaaaatgacaaaaatgacaaaaatgacaaaaatgacaaaaatgacaaaaatgacaaaaatgacaaaaatgacaaaaatgacaaaaatgacaaaaatgacaaaaatgacaaaaatgacaaaaaggacaaaaatgacaaaaatgacaaaaatgacaaaaatgacaaaaatgacaaaaatgacaaaaatgacaaaaatgacaaagatgacaaaaatgacaaaaatgacaaaaatggcaaaaatgacaaaaatgacaaaaatgacaaaaatgacaaaaatgacaaaaatgacaaaaatgacaaaaatgacaaaaatgacaaaaatgacaaaaatgacaaaaatgacaaaaatgacaaaaatgacaaaaatgacaaaaatgacaaaaatgacaaaaatgacaaaaatgacaaaaatgacaaaaatgacaaaaatgacaaaaatgacaaaaatgacaaaaatgacaaaaatgacaaaaatgacaaaaattacaaaaattacaaaaattacaaaaattacaaaaatgacaaaaattacaaaaatgacaaaaatgacaaaaatgaaaaaaaaagaaaaaaattacaaaaataacagaaatgacgaaaacgataaaaatggcaaaaatgacaaaaatgacaaaattgacaaaattgacaaaactgacaaaattgacaaaaatgacaaaaaggacaaaaatgacaaaaattacaaaaattacaaaaatgacaaaaattacaaaaatgagttaaatattaaaaataataaaaatagtaaaaataattaaaaaattaacaaaaatagggataaagaaaaattaaaaagaaattgtttaaaattaaaacttcacaatcaaaaattacaaaaaaatttgaaaattttgaaaatgacaaaaataacataaaataaaaaaattaaatcaattgttTCAAAGATGACATGCGCTGACACATGTCAGTAAATGTTCGATCTGAGTTGATTCAAGCCGCGCAACATATGTACAGCAGAGCTCTGCACCGTTTTATGTCGCACGGAAACATCGTTTGCCGCGCCGTTGTCGATCGCCCGATCATAGCACGCGCTGATTGGTCAGTCGTCAACATACATATCTCGTCAACGGGAAGAAGGCAGCCGAATCCGAAACACTGTAAGTAGGTACTGACTTAGCCGCCGTAACGCCTCTCTGCTGAAGCTGTGCTGCCCCGATTGGACTACATGCATGAGCAGAGCACGCGTGCTGCGTTTTGTGCAGGTTGTGGGTAAAATCGGGCGGCCCAAACGTGATCTGGCTGAACTTGGCGCGCGGAGCTCACGCGACTTGGCTGCTCTTTTGGTTGCTTTGGACTGTGCTGAACAGGTTGGCTGTTTGGTTGCCCGCTGGTTTCCCGTCTGGGTTGCGTTCAGTTCTGTTTCGGATTTGCTAGCGTTACGACGAGCCTGCTCTCTCCCCGGTCGGAAATCGGTGCCTTCGGATTTGGTTGCTGTCAGTAAAATACCTTCTTGGtacttgggtgattttttgtttctgtgtttttttttttgaaaagtgccTGATTTTTAACatctcaaaaagaaataattttgtgattttgcgAGAAAAAGTTGTCTAATTAACTGTGTTTGCacagaaaagtgttttttttttcaaatcaagatttcaTTCTATCCTAATTGGGTGTCAGGTGCTGTTTGAAAATCGATCACGTGTGGGtttgagtggaaaatttttgcctagccaaaaatcatgcaaaaattgATCAACATCTGAAAGTGTGTGCGTGTGCGTGCGTGAAAGAAAGTAAATAAACATCGTTGAGACAACCGTTTACCATGGAAACCGTACCATCGAGTTCAAACGCGGAATCGCAGCGACAGCAAAGTCTCGGCGTGGGCAACGAAAGCGAAAGTGAATCCGGAGTGAAACTGTCCGATTCTCGTTCTCCGTCGCCGCAGTTGCCCCACAAGGCCCCCAAGAAGGTATCCTTCTCGGACGAACTGCCGCAGGAGAACGCGTCCAGCAACAATACTAGCAGTGGGATCAGTGAAAATTCTAACCTCAACCCACCGACAACCTTGACCCAGAAAAGTGAAAGTGATCGATCGTCTCCATCCCGCATGGAACCGAACCCGTTTGTGTTTGTGCTCCAAAAGAATGGAAACTACCTTAACAACTTGCATCAACTGGACTCAGAATCGAAGAAGAATTCTGCTGTCGAGGAACCCCCATTCGGACTTCCGGCTGCAATAATCCGGGATACTTTCCCGAACGAGCGCCGCCTTTCGATTCATTCGACAGGCGCCCCAGAAGAAAGTGGAAGTGAAGTTGACCTTGGCCAACAACCTGCCAAGAAGCCTACTTCGATCTTGAAAGCGACGACCGCGGAACCATCACCCGGGGTAAccccaaaacaacaacaacaacaaccattcGATCCGATTTCCGCCGGGCTAGTGAATGATCTGCGGGCCCAAAGTGATCTGGTGAGTGCGGCCATGTCTGGTGGTCCACCAAACAACAAACCCCAGAACCTGGCCGACAGTGACAAGATCGAGAAGAGCGTGGCGGTCGCACCAGCGGAAATGCCTCCACCGGAAACCGGTGTCAGTGCGATGGAGCTGGAAGTGCGCCGGGACAAGCGCCGCTGGCTGTTGATTTCGGAGCTCAGCGCAATCTGTGGCGAGGACAAGCACACCGTCGACGGGTTCAAGCGGATCTTCCGAGAACAGGTGAGTGTTTTCCAATGGTTTTGCGTGCTCTCTAAGTGCTCCAAGCTAAGAAATTTGAATACAATGCGGCAAACGATTTGTTCGAGAGAATGCGCGCGCGACCCTGCGcgcagtttgtttgtttttctgccGAGTACCTGTATCATTCTCAATGGAATTTGCATGCTTTCGCGATAATTATGACTCTTTATTCAGCTATTGAACAGAACGGTTGTACGTGCAATGGAATGAAGTGAACTGTGCTTCAGACACGAGTGTTATAGTGAAAATAGTAAATCAACGCTCAAATGGGCCTTGTTGAATTTTCTGCATAGGTGGGCTCATACCGACTCGAAAAAAGGCTTTAGAGCATCAAATGTTTCCCCTTTGGAAATGGTGATTgtgtcaaaaaatttatttaggaTATGTATAGAATAATCCCTACCAATAACTTGTTTAATCAGCTTGATTTGCTTCGATATTAAGATTCAAAAGAGTTGATTTTGATACTTAAGACCTGCATTAACTTCATGCACTTACCAAGGTGTGCACTTTTGAACCAGACTGAGAAAACACGTGAAAGAGTATTGAATTCAGATACTTATGTTGGCAACTTGTGTTCATTTGGATACTAAGATATAAGTtgtgtaccgtcaaacggggcatcatgcaacatcCAGGGTGgacacagaaccgggaaaaaaacTGGGAATTCAGAtccaaaatcggaaaaaatacaaaaggagGTCAAAATGAATTTGTGATTCCATGATCAGGAACTCAAACcaaaattcgaaattaaaaattgaaattaaattttctgaGTAAGGATTCAACAGATCTGTTATTAGAAAaagatttttagttttgaatttcaaatttactgtaattttttttcaattacctcttaaatgaaaaaattcacaatctGTACTGCAATTTAGAGCTCAAAACTGTCTCTAAGGATGAGATTAATagaaacttaaaatttgttcatataCCGCATACCATTACAATTatatgaaaac
It includes:
- the LOC129749243 gene encoding ficolin-2-like is translated as MENSSTTALGYELTIAGLDSINFNMHSDYLRSKEQFDILRAELEEIRDSIRSNEALAQRHARTLAKLESESELTTMSLTRLINSTAAIHKLQQLQPSTEMLNDLLVRFLTNSSFEQTLAKIPQLSVKQPQIHQTCSDITSNTSGVYRLQPDGIKSFEAFCDQEYEGGGWTVIQNRFDGAVDFYRKWAEYEQGFGSLENEFWLGLEKVHQLTSLKAHELHVVVEAFDGKKGVAKYSHFLVDGADKKYTLSKLGTYSGNAGDSLSFALNMKFTTHDADHDIHGGNCAMDYKGAWWYTACHHSNLNGLYQKGSTNANSMCWHSFKSSYESLHKSRMMIRAVKEK